One window of Alkaliphilus metalliredigens QYMF genomic DNA carries:
- a CDS encoding aldo/keto reductase — MEFRQLGRTNYKVSVIGFGGIPIQRLEEKEAIELIKTAQGEGINFIDTARGYANSEVLIGKAMEGMRDSWIIATKSLARDDQGMKADIEISLKNLRSNTIDLYQLHQVKSKEVYDQVMGPNGAYGALKEAQLEGKIKKIGITSHDLGVLEMAIETDFFSTIQFPYNIVERHGEKLFQRAKERNIGVIIMKPLAGGAIREGELALRFIVENPNISVVIPGIDHMDQVFENSRIGQEKIPLNKEERQHLEKLQKELGNTFCRRCGYCLPCPQEIDIPAQFLLEGYYTRYDLQDWAVERYQGQSIKASDCIKCGKCEPRCPYDLPIRHMLEQVGSCFK, encoded by the coding sequence ATGGAGTTTAGGCAGTTAGGAAGGACCAATTATAAGGTAAGTGTAATTGGATTCGGTGGCATTCCAATTCAACGATTAGAAGAAAAAGAAGCAATTGAACTCATTAAAACAGCTCAAGGAGAAGGCATTAACTTTATTGATACCGCCAGAGGTTATGCCAACAGTGAAGTACTGATCGGTAAGGCTATGGAAGGAATGCGTGATTCTTGGATCATTGCAACCAAGTCTCTTGCCAGAGATGATCAAGGGATGAAGGCCGATATTGAAATCAGTTTAAAAAATTTAAGGTCTAATACAATCGATTTATACCAACTTCATCAAGTAAAATCAAAGGAAGTATATGATCAAGTAATGGGACCAAATGGCGCTTATGGCGCTTTAAAAGAGGCGCAATTAGAGGGGAAAATCAAAAAAATAGGAATTACAAGCCATGACTTGGGTGTCTTGGAGATGGCTATAGAGACCGACTTTTTTTCCACCATCCAGTTTCCATATAATATTGTGGAAAGGCATGGAGAAAAACTTTTCCAAAGGGCCAAAGAACGTAATATTGGCGTGATTATTATGAAGCCACTTGCAGGAGGTGCCATTAGGGAAGGTGAACTAGCCCTACGATTTATTGTTGAAAATCCTAATATTTCTGTTGTCATTCCAGGCATTGATCATATGGACCAGGTTTTTGAAAATAGTCGAATTGGTCAAGAAAAAATACCTCTAAATAAAGAAGAACGACAGCACTTAGAGAAACTACAAAAAGAATTAGGTAATACATTTTGTAGAAGATGTGGTTACTGTTTACCCTGTCCTCAAGAAATAGACATACCAGCACAATTTTTGCTAGAAGGCTACTATACTCGTTATGATCTACAAGACTGGGCTGTAGAGCGGTATCAAGGACAGTCCATAAAGGCTTCAGACTGTATTAAATGTGGCAAATGTGAACCAAGATGCCCATATGATCTTCCTATTCGCCATATGCTAGAGCAAGTGGGAAGTTGTTTTAAATAA
- a CDS encoding FxsA family protein → MLFKLIILFTVIPIAELAILLKLNNYIGLPYTLLLVFLTGIIGATLAKSEGKGIIKRIKFEGSQGKMPGDELINGLCVLIGGAFLLTPGLLTDIAGFSLVIPFTRFAIKSFIKKQLKQMIQEGNFSIYYRK, encoded by the coding sequence ATGTTATTTAAGCTCATTATACTATTCACAGTAATCCCTATTGCAGAACTGGCTATTTTATTAAAACTAAACAACTATATTGGATTACCCTATACACTGTTACTTGTTTTTCTAACGGGTATCATTGGGGCGACACTGGCCAAAAGCGAAGGAAAAGGAATTATTAAAAGAATCAAGTTTGAGGGGAGTCAAGGCAAAATGCCTGGGGACGAACTCATCAATGGACTTTGCGTATTGATTGGTGGCGCATTTCTCTTAACACCAGGATTACTCACAGATATTGCAGGATTTTCCTTAGTGATTCCATTTACCCGATTTGCAATTAAATCATTTATCAAAAAACAGTTAAAACAAATGATCCAAGAGGGAAATTTCTCGATTTACTATCGTAAATAG
- a CDS encoding acyl-CoA thioesterase: protein MFKERKVFHLYSNETKIIPRYSETDQMGVIYHSNYFVWFEVGRTDYLKESTISYKQMEAMGIILPVIEVNCKYKASAKYADNLIVKTTVEELSPTRIKFYYEIIREEDNVFIAEGFTEHVFVDKENGRPTNLKKKHEGIYKQLQNIHKIED, encoded by the coding sequence TTGTTTAAAGAAAGGAAGGTGTTTCATTTGTATAGTAATGAGACTAAAATAATACCAAGATATAGTGAAACTGACCAAATGGGGGTTATATACCATTCCAATTACTTTGTATGGTTTGAAGTAGGGAGAACTGATTATTTAAAAGAATCCACGATTAGCTATAAACAGATGGAAGCAATGGGTATAATACTTCCAGTGATAGAAGTTAATTGCAAATATAAAGCCTCGGCAAAATATGCTGATAATTTAATAGTCAAAACAACAGTAGAAGAACTAAGTCCTACAAGAATTAAGTTTTATTATGAAATTATTAGAGAAGAAGATAATGTATTTATTGCTGAAGGATTTACAGAACATGTTTTTGTTGATAAAGAAAATGGAAGACCAACTAACCTAAAGAAAAAGCATGAAGGAATATACAAACAACTACAGAATATACATAAAATAGAAGATTAA
- a CDS encoding (2Fe-2S) ferredoxin domain-containing protein: MKTINICIGSACHLKGAYDVVNKFQSIVEEKALEDQVTIKAAFCLGECTKAVSVKIDEGKIYSLKVKDVEDFFYRYII; the protein is encoded by the coding sequence ATGAAAACAATTAATATATGTATTGGAAGTGCATGTCATTTGAAAGGAGCCTATGATGTAGTAAATAAATTTCAAAGCATAGTAGAAGAAAAGGCTTTAGAGGATCAAGTGACCATAAAGGCAGCCTTTTGTTTAGGGGAATGCACAAAAGCAGTTTCTGTAAAAATTGATGAAGGAAAGATATATTCTTTAAAAGTAAAAGATGTAGAAGATTTTTTTTATCGTTACATCATATAA
- a CDS encoding SpoIIE family protein phosphatase, protein MDFFVDLAYDSINKQNEELCGDKVEVVYTENSIIIVLADGLGSGVKANILATMTTKIAGTMLREGASIYETIETIASTLPVCNVRKLAYCTFIILKIQNDGKVYIVEYDNPPIFFIRKDKYMELNKTERKIHGKRILESQAQLQKGDTLILVSDGAIHAGVGGVLNLGWQWDNVAEYLLKQSKIEKCAKNISKKLIDTCAYLYDGNPGDDTSVVVVKIREPEVIQLFSGPPENKERDQKIIQGFMGARGQKIVCGGTAANIVSRETGKELIVDFETGTQKIPPMGRMEGINLVTEGVITLSKVLENIEKYMENILLNKTPWEEDSKNGASKLTKLLIEDCTHLNLWVGKAINPAHQNPDLPADLNIKIQVIRKLEKHLKTLGKKVEIQYF, encoded by the coding sequence ATGGATTTTTTTGTGGATTTAGCCTACGATAGTATTAATAAACAAAATGAAGAATTGTGTGGAGATAAGGTAGAAGTAGTGTATACAGAGAATAGTATCATTATTGTATTAGCAGATGGATTGGGTAGTGGTGTGAAAGCTAATATTTTAGCTACCATGACTACGAAAATTGCAGGAACCATGTTACGAGAGGGTGCCAGTATTTATGAAACCATAGAAACCATTGCTAGTACTTTACCTGTATGTAATGTGCGAAAGTTAGCTTATTGTACTTTTATCATTTTGAAAATTCAAAATGATGGTAAAGTATATATAGTAGAATATGATAACCCACCGATTTTTTTTATTCGAAAAGATAAATATATGGAACTAAATAAAACAGAACGAAAGATTCATGGGAAAAGAATTTTAGAAAGTCAGGCCCAGCTTCAAAAAGGAGACACATTAATCCTTGTGAGTGATGGGGCGATTCATGCTGGAGTAGGGGGAGTTTTGAACTTAGGATGGCAATGGGACAATGTAGCAGAATATTTATTGAAACAATCGAAAATAGAAAAATGTGCTAAAAATATTTCTAAAAAGCTGATTGACACCTGTGCCTATTTATATGATGGAAACCCAGGAGATGATACATCGGTAGTCGTGGTGAAAATTAGAGAACCAGAAGTGATACAATTATTTTCGGGCCCACCAGAAAATAAAGAGCGGGATCAAAAAATTATTCAAGGGTTTATGGGAGCTAGAGGACAAAAAATTGTCTGTGGAGGAACAGCAGCTAATATTGTAAGTCGTGAGACGGGAAAAGAATTGATTGTAGACTTTGAAACAGGGACTCAAAAGATTCCTCCCATGGGAAGAATGGAAGGAATCAACTTGGTTACTGAAGGGGTCATTACCTTAAGTAAAGTGCTAGAGAATATAGAAAAATATATGGAAAACATTTTATTAAATAAGACCCCTTGGGAAGAAGATTCAAAAAATGGAGCTTCTAAATTGACAAAGCTATTAATTGAAGATTGTACCCATTTAAATCTTTGGGTAGGAAAGGCAATTAACCCCGCCCATCAAAATCCAGATTTACCTGCAGATTTAAATATTAAGATACAAGTCATTCGGAAATTAGAAAAACACTTAAAAACCTTAGGAAAAAAGGTGGAAATACAATATTTTTAA